CCACATAATCTATAAATAACCGGCTATACATCTGCGCTCCGTTTACGTTGAAGGACAATGGGATCTTGAGCTTCCCTCCAACGACCTCATACCCTTCATCCTCTAGTATGTCTATAGATGGGTGAGGAATAATCACTTTATTAAACGGGATCTGATCCTTCATGAAAGAACGCGGAGAACTTTGCAGCCATATATATATCCGATAAATTATAAAAATCGATAATGCTACTCCTATAAACGCCATAACGACCTTGTCAGAGCTACCCGCCACTATCAATCACCTCGGTGATTTATTCGCGTGAAGCCATGCTAAATCCTTCTTCTGAGCGGTCTTTTTAGGAGCTTTCCGCATAATTGATCTTATTGACTTGACCATATGGAAAAAGAAACTCACCGGCGCGATGAGTTTCCATGAATTGAATTTACATTAAAAGTACCCGTAGCTTGCTTAACCACTTCATCCGCTAGGGATGGGAAATCCTCCACTAGGATGACTGATGAAACAGCATCTGACGGCTGTAATACTTCTTCATCTTCTGCCACTTCTGGCATTAGTCTCCAGTGAGCAAGAAACTCAATATTGCCTTCCCCACCTGTAATCGGTGAAAAGGTTAAGCCCTGTAGCTGGTAGCCAAGCTCTGCAGCCATAGTCAGTACATTAATCAATACCTCTTTATGGACGGCAGAGTCACGAATCACACCTGATTTACCAACCTTCTCCCGTCCTGCCTCAAACTGTGGCTTGATCAGCGCAGCAATATCCGCCGGGCGCTTAAGCAAGGCTTTGAGCGGTGGAAGAATTATTTTTAGGGATATAAAAGAAACATCAATACTCGCGAAGTCTGGAATCGGCCCCACCAAATCCGGAGGTGTCATATATCGGAAATTCGTTCGTTCCATGACACTAACGCGTTCATCATTACGCAGCGACCAATCCAGCTGATTATAGCCAACATCAATCGCGTACACATGGCTCACTCCATTCTGAAGCGCACAATCCGTGAAGCCTCCAGTAGAAGCACCGATGTCCAGCATGGTTCGTCCCGTAAGATCAATATTAAATTGGCGAAGAGCCTTTTCCAGCTTTAGGCCCCCACGACTGACATAAGGATGCACAGAGCCTTTAACCTTAAGGGTAGCCTCCCGTGACACCTTCATACCAGCCTTTTCAATGCGTTCCTCATCCGCGAGCACCAGCCCTGCCATAATGGCTGCTTTTGCCTTTTCACGGCTTTCATAAAAACCTTGCTCAACAAGCAGTACATCTATCCGTTCTTTACGGTGTTCCATGGTCATCTCCCGATCGTTCAAAGGGTTACTAATTTCCGGTCTCCACTTAGGAAGACGAAGTTGTTTTGTAATTATAAGCACTTAAAGCCATCATGGACTTGATACGTGCACATAGCGCTTCTACAGTAAGGCCTGTTTCTTGGCGCTGTTCCTTAATGGAGCCGTGCTCCACAAAGATGTCGGGTACACCCATCAGATGTACACGAGCGTCATAAATTTCATGCTCCGAGTAAAATTCCAACACTGCACTGCCGAGACTTCCCGCCTGACTTGCTTCTTCAATGACTACGATGCTGGTTCCAGCATGAGCCAAATCAAGCAGCATGGAGTTGTCGAGTGGCTTCAGGAAACGCGCATTCACGACGCCCACCTGGATTCCTTCCCGCTTCAACAAATCAGCGGCTTCTTCAGCCACTTGAACCATAGGTCCACAGGCCACAACAGCATAACCTTCCCCGGTACGCAGTCGTTCCCATGATCCGATTGGAATAGTATGCAGCTCTGGATCCATTGCCACACCTGTACCGTTAATACGCGGATAGCGGTAAGCAATCGGACCGTCATTATATTCAAGCGCCGTCTTCATCATATGACGCAGCTCATTTTCGTCTTTTGGCATCATCATCACCATATTTGGAATATGGCGCATAAAAGCAACATCGTACACACCCTGATGAGTCTCACCATCGGCACCCACAAACCCAGCGCGATCAATGGCGAACATAACATTCGCATTATGACGGCAAATATCATGGACGATCTGATCATAAGCACGCTGCATGAAGGTAGAATACACCGCATATACCGGCTTCATACCTTCCATAGCCAAAGCTGCACACAACGTAGCCGCATGCTGCTCCGCAATCCCGACATCAATCATACGATCCGGAAATTCCTTAGCAAAAGGAAATAAGCCCGAGCCTCCTGGCATCGCAGGCGTAACTGCAATCAGACGCGAATCTTCCCGACCCAGTTCGATCAGCGTCTCGCCGAACACTTCCGTGTACATTGGAGGACCCACAGCTTTAAGCGCCTGACCCGACTCAATTTTGTAAGGGGAAATGGCATGCGATTTATAGAAATCGGTCTCAGCCGGTTTGTAGCCCTTGCCTTTGGTCGTTAGTACATGCACCAGCACAGGACCCGCCACATTATCCGCTTGATGGAAGGTATCAATCATCTTCTCCAGATCATGACCATCTACTGGTCCAAGATAAGTAAAGCCGAGCTCATCAAAAAGAACACCCGGTACCATCATATATTTAAGACTGTCCTTCACCCACTCAACCGTTTTGGCCAAGCGGCCCCCGATAGCTGGAATTTTTTTAAGCAGCCCTTCAACCTCGTCTTTGGCACGTAGATAATGACGGTCTGAACGAATTTTGCTTAAATAATTGTGCATTGCCCCTACATTAGGAGCAATCGACATTTCATTATCGTTCAAAATAACCATCAGCTTACGCTTCTCATGACCAATATGGTTAAGTGCTTCAAACGCCATCCCGCCAGTAAGAGCACCGTCACCAATCACGGCAATAACCTTATTGTCTTCACCCTTGAGATCGCGGGCCATGGCCATCCCCATCGCTGCGGACAAGGAGGTGCTACTATGTCCGGCTTCCCAGACATCATGTTCGCTTTCAGAGCGCTTGACGAAGCCGCACAAGCCCTGATATTTACGCAGGGTATCGAAGCGGTCTTGGCGACCGGTCAGTATCTTGTGGACATAGGACTGGTGCCCAACGTCGTAAATCATTTTATCCCGAGGGCTGTTATAGCAATAATGCAAAGCCAAAGTGAGCTCCACGACCCCCAGATTGGATCCAAGGTGTCCACCAGTTGCTGTAAGCTTCTCAATTAGAAATCGACGGATTTCCTCCGCTAGGGTAGTTAATTCATCGATTGACAGTGATTTCAGTTGCTCAGGATCATTTATTTGTGGAAGCAGCACGTATAGTTCCCCGCTTTCCTTGATGTTGTAAATTTTATAAAACCCATTATAACACAAACGAAACGGCTGTCGAAATACAGCCGTTTCGAAAGTTCATAATTAGTGATCACGTGCCATTAAATAATCTGCAATTTCCAGCAGGCGCTGGTTGTCGTGAAAGCCGCCGTTCAGCACAGCATTACGCGCTTTTTCTGTAAGTTGCTTCACTTCTTCACGCGATGCTTCGAGGCCAATAAAATAAGGATAGGTTACTTTATGCTGCTTGACATCACTGCCTGTTTTTTTACCAAGTTTACCTTCGTCTCCAACCAGATCTAGAATATCATCCTGGATCTGAAAAGCGAGTCCAATGGCTGTTCCAAATTCATGTAAAGCTTCAAGTTGCTGCTCGTTAGCACCTGCAATACGGCCGCCAGCTAAAAGCGAAAAGATAATCAAATCCCCTGTCTTATGCAGATGAATGTACTTCAGCTGTGCATGATCGGTTAGACCCTGCTCGCCTTCCATATCTGCAATCTGACCGCCGACCATGCCGCGTGGACCTGCCATTTCCGCCAGATCCTCTACGATGGATAGTGCACTTTCTGCTGGAACTCCAAATTTACGCGAGGCTTGTACCACACTGTAAAATGCATGGGTCAGAAGCGCATCACCCGCTAGGATCGCTGTCGCTTCCCCAAAGACTTTATGATTTGTCAGCTTTCCTCGCCGATAATCATCATTATCCATTGCAGGTAAATCATCATGAATTAACGAGTAGGTATGTACCATCTCAACTGCAGCAGCGACAGGTAAGGCAGCCTCTCGACTTCCTCCCAGTGCCTCACATGCGATAATCACCAGCAGTGGCCGGAGGCGTTTGCCGCCAGCCATAAGTGAATACTTCATCGCTTGCTGCAAATTCTCTGGAACCTTCCATTGCGTGGGGAGAATTGCCTCTAGTTCATGTGAGACTAGATCGCCTAAGATCGCGATGTAATCCTCCAGCGGCTGCCGAAGTGTTTCTCCTTCAGAGTTTCTCTCAAGATCATGCTCAAAGCGAGTCATCGGCGTCCCCTTCCAGACGTGCACCAAACGGCTTCTTACGCAGTTCTCCGTCCTCTAGGGTAATCATTTCGATCTTACGCTCTACCTGCTCAAGCTTGCTGCCGCAAAGCTGAGATAACTTCATGCCTTGCTGAAATAAATCGATGGCCTTCTCAAGGGGAACGTCGCCGTGTTCAAGCTCACGTACGATTTCCTCCAGCCGGTCCATGGCGCCTTCAAAATCAAGTTCCGCTTCCTTCGTCATCGTCTTTGCCATCCTCCTTCATTCCCCATACCTGGCAGTTCAGCTGTCCGTCATTCATCTTTATCACTACAAGATCGCCAAGCTGCACTAAGGTCAGCGATTTGATTAAATGTTCTTCTGCCTCGTCATAGACTAAGCTGTAGCCTCTCGACATCACTTTAAGAGGGCTTAGCGCATCCAGATGACGAATCTCTGCTACATAGCGAGATCGCTTCTCCTGCAGGCGAGCCAGCATGGCGCCCATCAGCTCACGGCGCATACTGTCCGTGCGCTGACGCGCAGCGGCAACACTGCCGTGCGGATGGAATCGCTGCAGACTATGATGCAGCACAGCTTTGCGCTCGCGGGAACGGCTGAGCCGTGCATCCGCAGAGCGATGGAGCCGCTCACGCAGCTGGTCCAGCCGCTGCGTGTGTTGCATCAGCGAGCGGCGCGGGCCTGCCAGCGCCAGCGAGCGTTCCAGCCCCGCGTGACGCTCGCGTCCGCGCTGGGCGCGTCTTTGCAGCGCCTGGCGCAGCCGCTGCTGCTGTTGGCGAAGCTGCGCAGCAAGCTCGCCGGCGTGTGGCACGGCCAGCTCAGCGGCCGCTGTGGGCGTAGCCGCGCGGAGGTCGGCGGCGAAATCGGCAATCGTGAAGTCGGTCTCGTGGCCAACGGCCGAGATGACCGGAATCCTCGATGCCGATATCGCTCGCGCGACTTCCTCCTCATTGAACGCCCACAGCTCCTCGAGCGAACCGCCGCCGCGGCCGACGATAAGCACGTCGGCCTCACCCATGCGGTTCAGCGCTCCAATCGCCTTCACGATCGAAGGCGCGGCGCCTTTACCTTGTACCAGTACGGGATAGATTACAATAGCCACCTGCGGAAACCGCCGCTGGAGTGTAATCACGATATCCCTCACAGCTGCACCAGTCGGTGAGGTAATCACTCCGATGCACTGCGGAAAGCGAGGCAAGGAGCGTTTACGCGCTTCTGCAAAAAGCCCCTCTTGCTCAAGCTTGCTCTTCAGCTGCTCATAGGCTAAATACAGACTACCAATTCCATCAGGTTGCATATGTGTGGCATAGAACTGGTACTGCCCGTCCCGTTCATATACGGTCACATTACCTCTAGCGATAACCCGAGCACCTTCCTTCGGAATAAAGGGTAGGCGCTGATTATGAGAAGCGAACATAATCGCCTTGATACGGCTGCTCTCATCCTTTAGCGTGAAATACATATGACCGCTACCGTGATGCGTAAAGTTGGAAATCTCTCCGCGAATCCATACATCCGAAAGTAAAGTATCCGAGTCTAGCTTCATGCGGATGTAACGGTTGAGTTCTTTTATCGAATAAACCTGCCGCTCTGCCGCCATGAATCCTACCCCTATTCCAAGCCGTGACGGCGTTTAGCCGCAATCAGCGTGTTGCTCATTAGCATTGTAATGGTCATCGGTCCAACCCCACCCGGAACAGGTGTGATGTATCCGGCAACTTCTCTTGCACTATCATAATCAACGTCACCCGCGAGCTTACCGTTATCCAAACGGTTCATACCCACATCAATGACAACAGCACCTGGTTTCACATACGAAGCGTCAATGAAATTCGCGCGTCCGATCGCAACGACCAGAATATCCGCTTGACGGCTAATCTCTTGCATATTAGCTGTACGCGAGTGACACATCGTTACAGTAGCATTCTCACGTTGCAGTAACAAAGATACTGGCTTGCCTACAATATTGCTGCGGCCAATGACCACGGCATGTTTACCTGCCATCCCTGTTCCTGTACGTTTGATCAGTTCAATTACACCTGCAGGTGTACAAGGAAGCAGACTGTCAGCACCAATCACTAGGTTACCTACATTTACAGGGTGGAAGCCGTCAACGTCTTTCTCCACGGAGATTGCATCAATGACAGCTTTTTCCTCAATATGCTTAGGCAACGGTAGTTGAACCAGAATCCCGTCAATATCATCGCGTCCATTAAGCTGCGCTACGAGAGCCAGCAATTCTTCCTGAGTAGTAGACTCATCCAGTTTATGCACTTCAGAATGGAAACCAAGGCTGATACAGGATTTCTCCTTGTTGCGAACATAAACTTGTGATCCTGGATCTTCACCTACTAGAATTACTGCCAGACCGGGCTTCACGCCGCGTTTCGCCAGTTCAGCAACCTCGTGGGCAATACTAATACGAATTTCCTCAGATACTTGTTTACCACTGATGATTGCTGCTGTCATGATAGTCTCTCCCCTTTTATATACTTTGTATAAAAAAATTAAGAATGGTCAGCTTTAAGTGTATCTATCTCTTGGATCATCTTGCCAAGAACTCCGTTTACAAACTTACCAGAATCATCCGTTCCAAAATGCTTGGCCAAATCTATGGCCTCATTCACTGCCACTTTCGCCGGAACATCATTTGCGAACACCATTTCGTACGCCGCAAGACGTAAAATCTGACGATCCACACGTGACAAACGGCTCATTTGCCAGCCCTTCAAGTAATGTTCAAGCATATCGTCAATCGCGACTTTGTGTTCCCATACACCATTTACATGCTCCACCACATAGTGCTTGAGCTGAATTTCGTCCGTGATTACACGTTCGGTTTCATTCTCTTCTGAAGCTTCCTCAAGTAGCATTTCTACGGCTTCCGCGCTTTCTACATCGTTCATTTCCATCTGATACAAGCTTTGGACAATAATCTCTCTCGCTATACGTCTTTTCATGTGTTCCTCCTAAAATCTTATATCGCATTAACATGTTCACTTAAACTTTTACAACGTCGGGCAACTATAAATTTATCTTCACACCTATTGTGTGATAATCATTCGGACTTTAATTGCATCGCCTACAATTATTTTAAGCCCAAATCCTTTGAATTCTATCCCTAATCTCTAGAGGATTATCGTCCTTTAAAGATAACTTTTTAATAAAAAAACCGCAAAGCCTTTCCTCCAGGGGCAATGGACAACACAAACTTACGGCTTCCTGCTCCGGGAAAAAGACTATCGCGGTTCACTTGAAGGGACGCCAGCGTCCGGACAGACGCGTAATCAGCTCCTGCCACTGAAACAGGGGAGCCTCTGCGTTATCCTTTCTTTTGCCGAACGTATATCCGATGAACACTACCAGTGCAAAGAACAACATATCCCAAAAACCGCAAATTAAATATATCAAACCTAGAACAATGCCGAAAGTCACTCCGGCGATTCTACCCCCGTGACTTTCCCATACTTCTTTCCAAGACATAAGGGAAATCCACCTCTATTCCACTCGACTTTTGAAGCTTGGAGACTGCGTGAGGTTAGCAATATATACAGACACATCAGCAACCGGAATACCGGTTGTCTCCTGCACAAAATCATGCACCTGACGTTGCACTTCTGTGGTTAGTAGCGGCAATGAATGTTCACCATCCACTACTGCGCGAATTGTAATTTCAAGGCCAGCCTGAGAAACGCGAATACGCGACTTGAGATCTCTGATTCCCTTTACTTTACCGGCAGCCTTCAGACTCAGATTCTCAATGGTCTCCACTGAAATCTGGATATCCCCATACTCTGTACGCTGATCAACAGAAGGTAAAGAAGCGCGATCACGACGCAGAGAGATGTAAAAAAATCGGATGCTCAGAAGGAACAAGACAACTGCCACTATAATTGCAGTAATATAAGCTGCTGGTCCATTCTCAATCTCCAAAGTTTTAGGAATAGCACCGCTCAAGAGGAGGATGGCAATAACAGATAGTATTCCGATACTTAAGCTGTAGACAAACAGCAAAAGTCTGTCCAAAATTTTTGCCACGAGTCTCATAACCTCCTTAAATTAGAGTAAACCCTCGACTTTGCTGTCGGGGGTTTATGGAAGAACGACGACTGTTATTTCACGCGAAGAACCGTTTCAGCTTCCTCGTTCTTGTCTACAGTGTTGTTGTTCTTGAATTGTACATCATGAATATGCACATTCACTTCCACAACAGTTAGACCAGTCATAGTCTCGATAGAACGCTTAACATTACGCTGAATTTCAGCAGCCACTTCAGGAAGACGATTACCATATTCAATGATTACAGAAACATCCACCGCAGCTTCGCGTTGTCCAACCTCTACTTTAACTCCTTTGGACAAGTTCTTACGTCCGAGAAGCTCAACAATACCTCCGGCGAAACCGCCGCTCATGCCAGCTACACCTTTAACCTCAACGGTCGCCAAACCTGCAATAACCTCGATCACTTCAGGAGCAATCTGGATCTCACCGATTTCTGTCCGTTCGTATTCTGTCGGCAATGTACTCATTTTAGACTTCACACCTTTCAACAAAGATTCTCATAATTTCAAGCGTAAAGCACGTCTCTTATTAAACATACTATATCATTTGACGAACTTTATGACAAACAAAGCGAAGTCGTCCTAAATTTCATACTCTTCCAGAAACTTGATGTCAAAATTACCATCCAAAAATACAGGATGCTCCAACAGTTTCTGATGGAATGGGATCGTAGTATGTATTCCCTCCACCGCAAATTCGGCCAAAGCGCGCTTCATCTTCGCAACCGCTTCCTGACGTGTAGGAGCCCATACAATCAGCTTTGCAATCATAGAATCATAGAAAGGGGAAATCGTATAACCAGGGTACGCTGCACTGTCTACACGAACACCGAGACCTCCAGGTGGCAAATAAAAGCCAATCTTGCCTGGTGAAGGCATAAAATTACGCTCTGGATCTTCCGCATTGATACGGCATTCAATCGACCAGCCATTAATCACGATATCTTCCTGTGTAAATGACAAAGGATTTCCTTCTGCAACCGAAATCATTTCCTTGATCAAATCCACACCCGTAACCATTTCTGTTACCGGATGCTCTACCTGAATACGAGTATTCATCTCCATGAAGTAGAAATGTCCATCCGGTCCAAGCAGGAATTCAAGCGTTCCCGCTCCCGAATAATTTACGGCAAGAGCTGCTCGAACTGCAGCATTACCCATCGCTTCACGAATATCCGGTGTGAGTACAGCACAAGGCGCCTCTTCAATCAGCTTCTGGCGACGACGCTGCACGGAACAGTCGCGTTCACCTAAATGCACTACATTGCCATGCTTATCTGCAATAATCTGGATCTCTACGTGCTTCATGCCTGTAAGGTACTTTTCCAGGTATACACCAGCGTTACCGAACGCCTTCTGTGCTTCCTGTTGTGCAGCAGTGATCTGCTTCACCAATGACTCCTCGTCCTCAGCAATCCGAATGCCCTTGCCCCCGCCACCTGCAGTAGCTTTAACAATAATCGGGTATCCGATATCGCGGCCCAGCATGACGGCTTCGTCTACATCGCCCACAAGGCCATCTGAGCCCGGGATGATCGGAACTCCAGCCAGCTTCATGGTTTCCTTCGCCACAGCCTTATCACCCATACGGTTGATTGCATCTGGAGATGGCCCTATGAAGATAATATTGCAAGATTCACAAATCTCTGCAAAATCTGCATTTTCAGCTAAAAATCCATAGCCAGGATGGATGGCATCACATTCTGTTAAGGTGGCTACACTCATAATATTTGTAAAGTTCAGATAGCTGTCCTTGGACGGCATCGGACCGATGCAGTAAGCTTCATCAGCCAACCGGACATGCAGTGAATCCCGGTCGGGTTCCGAATAGACCGCGACGGTGGAAATGCCTAGTTCTCGGCAGGCCCTAATAATGCGGACCGCGATTTCGCCGCGGTTGGCAATCAACACTTTTTGAATGTTCATGCGTTTCCTCCCAAAGTTTTGCGAAGCTTCCGCTCCTTAAGTAATCTGCGGTATTTATTCCGGTTTAACCAGGAATAGCGGTTGACCGTATTCTACAAGCTGACCATTCTCAGCCAGTACAGACACGATTTCACCTTTAATCTCCGCTTCCAGCTCATTCATCAGTTTCATCGCTTCGATAATACATACCGTTGTTTTCTCACCAACACGGTCTCCAACATTAACGAACGATGGCATTTCCGGAGAAGCGGCACTATAAAAAGTTCCCACCATTGGAGATACAATTTTATGAAGTTTGCCTTCTGCTGCGGCTTGTGGCTGCTGCGCTGGAGGAACCTCGCTGATTACTGGAAAGGACACTTGCTGCACGCTCTGCGGCTGCGGGGCAGGCGTAAAGGGATAGGCATTATAAGGAGTCGCCTGTACTGCTGTTCCATCAGCTTCAGGGCGATCCGGTTTGCGAATTGCAAGCTTCATTCCTTCGCTTTCGATCTCCAACTCATGTACAGAGGAGGTCTGGTCCAGCAATTTAATTAATTCCTTAATTTCGCTCAACTTGAACATACATCAGTTCACTCCTTCAGCTTTCTCTCGAAGCCACTTCTTAAGCGGACAAGATAACTTTATGTATTATATCACAAACGCTAGAAATGGAAAGAGCCCGGGGGAACCCGAGCTCTTTCGTCATTTTCCCTATAATTTCACGTCTAATTATTTCTCAGAAACGTATTGAACACTAACTTTATCCTGAGACACACTCAGTTCTTTCATCACGAGATCAACAATGCTAACCGCTTGTTTCACATCCAGCTTGTCGCTGAGCACGACCACTTTATAGCTGTCACCAGCTTCTTCCTTCACGATGGCTTCACCATATTTTTGTTGAAGCTGTTCTTCGATACCCGTAATTTTGGATTCTTTTTCTTCCAGGTTAAGGAGCTGTTCTTGAGCGACCGCGTTATCAGCAGGTGTCTTTTCCATATCATTGATCAAGGTGAGCAAGTCTCGTTGGCTCTTTAGATTCTTTTGCTCGCGTTCATACAGGTAGTTAGTAAACATGCTGCTCGCCGATACGCTTTGTGAAGCTACTTCATCCAAGATTTCTTTGTCATTCTTAGCAGGGGTTTTGGTTGTTGTATTAGTCGCTGTATCTTTAGCTGCTGTATCTTTAGTTGCTGTATCTTTAGCCGCCTTATCGGAAGTTTTACTGTTGTCTTTCGCAGCGGTGTCAGTCGTAGCTTTCTCTGAGTTGCCACTGTTTGCTGTACCTTTTCCGCTATCATCCTTAACTGCTGTAGTTGCACTGTCATCAGTAGTTGCGGTAGCTGCACTATCGTCAGTAGCAGTGGTGCCGCTATCTTTATCTACGACTCCTCCATCAGCAACAACTTCACCTTGATTGACTACTTCATTTACAACGATCCCTTTGTCGCCAACCGTTGGTAATGCTGCGTTTGCTGTGTCTTTTTTCAAGGAATCCACCTGCATTGTCCCTGCTGTATCTTTTGGAATCGAAGCACCTGAGTCTTCCGTGAATAAATAGTATGCCGAGAGGACAACCATCAAACTAAGCATAGAAACCAACCATATTGTTTGTCTTTTTCCGTTCATTTCATATTCCTCCTAAAATTTAATCTAATGGCTGCTTCGGAAGCATTCACTTATAGAATTGCTGATGCTACTCTTGCTTGCGCGGCACTACCGAGATGCGCTGAATGGGGACATTCAAGCCTTTTTCGATAGCCTGCTCAATGAGTCCTCGAACAACTTTGTTTTCTGCCCCTTTGGCAACAACTAGTACACCGCGTACCTGAGGTTTGATCCGCTTCGTTACAATTGGCGTCTCGTCTCCCGATTGCGAGTAGGTTACGATTTCGCCATCCCTCGTATATTGTGTCGTATGACGTTTACCACCACTGGCGTCCGTCTCTTCACTAAGCTGCTGGGAGTCGTTCATATTACGCACCACGACAATTTCTTCCGTAGACTCCACGGTGACCATGATATCTACGGTACCAACGCCAACGATTTTCTCCAAAATTTCCTTCGTCCGGTTCTCTAGTGTCAGTTCAATACTCTCGAACGAGTTAGTCGCTCCAGGATCACTCTGCACTAGCGCTGTTTGGGAGGACTGATTCAGCGGCGGCTCACGCCCCGTATTCTCGTTATCAATCTTCTTCACATTGACGAAGGAATTGAACAGCATAATCGCTGCGCCCAGCAGACCCAGAATGATCAGCCAGCGAAAAGTATGGCTTCTCTTCGGACTGCCAGCCCCGCCACCAGCCCATTGCTCCAGCTTTTTCAGCCAATTGCTCACTCCTATCCCTCCTAAAATTGTTAGTTTAGAAGCTACAGACTCATAATTTGACGTTATTCTCACCGCTGCCATCAACATGGATCACATTGGGATCCAAATCCCATTTTTGTTCCAACAGCTTTACGATGGATTCCATTTCACTTGAAGATGTGTTGTCTTCTGCTACACTTCCGTTCACTGCCTTGAGTTCATCTACAGATACCGATCCATTCTCTGGATTAGCACCGATTTTAACTTCTACAGGCTCTACAGGAGTGATAGCAATCGGCGGAGCAGCCGCTGCACTGGAAGTTCCGGGAGCACCTGTGGTATTAGCTGTTGCTGTGGACATTGAGACCTTCACTGCTGAGATGACAGGGATGTCTTCGTTACCAGTTCCGCCGGATTTCCCCATGCCGAGCGTTACGGTGACATTAACCCCTCGTTTGCCAGTCTCGCTGATGATCTGTTCCCTCATCTGTTCAGCAACCTCTTCTGCCGCCAGCTTTAGACTTTGATCCTGACGCCCCTGTGCAAGCTTTTGCCCATCAGCCAGAATCTTTTCTAATGTGGTATCTCCCTTTCCTCCTCCAGTGAACAAGCCCCCCTCTTTCTCCTGCCGCCCCATGGCTATACTCAGCTCGGATATTGCGTCACCTTTAAGGAGAGAAACGATTGGGCTAAGCATGGTAAGTAGAATCAGGAGGCTAAGCACCAGCCTCGCATAACGTTCCATGGATTTACTCGGAAGGAGCAACTCAATGAATGACGCTAGTAGCACGACAAGTATGATCTCTCGCAGCCAATCGCCCAACCAGCTCATTGTTTCCCTCCTTAACCAATTAAAAGGATCAAGTTCACCTCATCATGACAGTTAAATTGCCAGCGGTTAGCATGATCGTGACGGCCATAAAAAACATTAACGATACAGCTGCCAAAGCTGCGAAAACGTACACCATGCTTTTTCCAATCGTCTGAAGGCAGACTACAATCGGCGTCTCTCCTAGCGGCTGCATCACAGCAGCCGCTACATTGTAGATCAGAGCAAGCACCAGGATTTTGATCGCTGGAAAAGCACAAAGGAACAAAATTATAATGACACCGGATAGCCCAATGGCGTTCTTCACCAGAAGCGAAGCTGAGATTACTGTGTCTGTAGCATCCGCGAACATTTTTCCGATGACCGGAACAAAGTTGCCTGTGATATATTTAGCGGCCCGAATGGTAACTCCATCTGTCACCGAACTCGTTATCCCCCTGACTGAAATCACTCCAAGGAACACAGTTAGCAGTACTCCTAGCA
The window above is part of the Paenibacillus sp. FSL K6-0276 genome. Proteins encoded here:
- the folD gene encoding bifunctional methylenetetrahydrofolate dehydrogenase/methenyltetrahydrofolate cyclohydrolase FolD, with the protein product MTAAIISGKQVSEEIRISIAHEVAELAKRGVKPGLAVILVGEDPGSQVYVRNKEKSCISLGFHSEVHKLDESTTQEELLALVAQLNGRDDIDGILVQLPLPKHIEEKAVIDAISVEKDVDGFHPVNVGNLVIGADSLLPCTPAGVIELIKRTGTGMAGKHAVVIGRSNIVGKPVSLLLQRENATVTMCHSRTANMQEISRQADILVVAIGRANFIDASYVKPGAVVIDVGMNRLDNGKLAGDVDYDSAREVAGYITPVPGGVGPMTITMLMSNTLIAAKRRHGLE
- the nusB gene encoding transcription antitermination factor NusB, with protein sequence MKRRIAREIIVQSLYQMEMNDVESAEAVEMLLEEASEENETERVITDEIQLKHYVVEHVNGVWEHKVAIDDMLEHYLKGWQMSRLSRVDRQILRLAAYEMVFANDVPAKVAVNEAIDLAKHFGTDDSGKFVNGVLGKMIQEIDTLKADHS
- a CDS encoding DUF2273 domain-containing protein; protein product: MSWKEVWESHGGRIAGVTFGIVLGLIYLICGFWDMLFFALVVFIGYTFGKRKDNAEAPLFQWQELITRLSGRWRPFK
- the amaP gene encoding alkaline shock response membrane anchor protein AmaP, with the translated sequence MAKILDRLLLFVYSLSIGILSVIAILLLSGAIPKTLEIENGPAAYITAIIVAVVLFLLSIRFFYISLRRDRASLPSVDQRTEYGDIQISVETIENLSLKAAGKVKGIRDLKSRIRVSQAGLEITIRAVVDGEHSLPLLTTEVQRQVHDFVQETTGIPVADVSVYIANLTQSPSFKSRVE
- a CDS encoding Asp23/Gls24 family envelope stress response protein, whose product is MSTLPTEYERTEIGEIQIAPEVIEVIAGLATVEVKGVAGMSGGFAGGIVELLGRKNLSKGVKVEVGQREAAVDVSVIIEYGNRLPEVAAEIQRNVKRSIETMTGLTVVEVNVHIHDVQFKNNNTVDKNEEAETVLRVK
- the accC gene encoding acetyl-CoA carboxylase biotin carboxylase subunit, whose protein sequence is MNIQKVLIANRGEIAVRIIRACRELGISTVAVYSEPDRDSLHVRLADEAYCIGPMPSKDSYLNFTNIMSVATLTECDAIHPGYGFLAENADFAEICESCNIIFIGPSPDAINRMGDKAVAKETMKLAGVPIIPGSDGLVGDVDEAVMLGRDIGYPIIVKATAGGGGKGIRIAEDEESLVKQITAAQQEAQKAFGNAGVYLEKYLTGMKHVEIQIIADKHGNVVHLGERDCSVQRRRQKLIEEAPCAVLTPDIREAMGNAAVRAALAVNYSGAGTLEFLLGPDGHFYFMEMNTRIQVEHPVTEMVTGVDLIKEMISVAEGNPLSFTQEDIVINGWSIECRINAEDPERNFMPSPGKIGFYLPPGGLGVRVDSAAYPGYTISPFYDSMIAKLIVWAPTRQEAVAKMKRALAEFAVEGIHTTIPFHQKLLEHPVFLDGNFDIKFLEEYEI
- the accB gene encoding acetyl-CoA carboxylase biotin carboxyl carrier protein, producing the protein MFKLSEIKELIKLLDQTSSVHELEIESEGMKLAIRKPDRPEADGTAVQATPYNAYPFTPAPQPQSVQQVSFPVISEVPPAQQPQAAAEGKLHKIVSPMVGTFYSAASPEMPSFVNVGDRVGEKTTVCIIEAMKLMNELEAEIKGEIVSVLAENGQLVEYGQPLFLVKPE